The following proteins come from a genomic window of Halorussus halophilus:
- the corA gene encoding magnesium/cobalt transporter CorA yields the protein MTVEAVVYTEAGATDHTDLQTARDADGTTWVRASDASTGELNRVAETFDIHPLSVEDLRNGVRPKTEEFEDHTFVLVKSATLRRGETTFRDEIGTQSVGLFVGDDWLVSLSQDRLGSVQRVWELVSREEGRILSRGPDFATYRIVDGITDDYFEVLDRIEDQIEAVEEEVTTSTDVETLEVINNVRRELLSFRKLLWPTREAVGYLARGDPDQIQEQTEKYFRDVYDHLVQLVDLTETYRDLASGARDIYLNTLSLSTNEVMKKLTVVATIVLPLTFVAGVYGMNFTTMPELGWTYGYPAVMLGMGMVTVILVAYFREAGYI from the coding sequence GTGACCGTCGAAGCCGTCGTCTACACCGAAGCGGGCGCGACCGACCACACCGACTTGCAGACCGCACGTGACGCCGACGGCACGACGTGGGTTCGGGCCTCCGACGCTTCGACCGGGGAACTGAACCGCGTCGCCGAGACGTTCGATATCCACCCACTCTCGGTCGAAGACCTTCGAAACGGCGTTCGCCCGAAGACCGAGGAGTTCGAGGACCACACGTTCGTGTTGGTCAAATCGGCGACGCTACGCCGCGGCGAGACGACGTTCCGCGACGAAATCGGCACCCAATCGGTGGGACTGTTCGTCGGCGACGACTGGTTGGTCTCGCTGTCACAGGACCGACTCGGTTCCGTCCAACGAGTCTGGGAACTGGTCTCCCGAGAGGAGGGGCGAATACTCAGTCGCGGCCCCGACTTCGCGACGTACCGCATCGTGGACGGTATCACGGACGACTACTTCGAGGTACTCGACAGAATCGAAGACCAAATCGAAGCCGTCGAAGAGGAAGTCACGACTTCGACCGACGTGGAGACGCTCGAAGTCATCAACAACGTCCGCCGGGAACTGCTCTCGTTCCGGAAACTACTGTGGCCGACGCGGGAAGCCGTCGGCTACCTCGCACGGGGCGACCCCGACCAGATTCAGGAGCAAACCGAGAAGTACTTCCGCGACGTGTACGACCACCTCGTCCAACTGGTGGACCTGACCGAGACGTACCGCGACTTGGCCAGCGGTGCGCGCGACATCTACCTCAACACGCTCTCGCTCTCGACCAACGAGGTGATGAAGAAACTGACCGTCGTGGCGACCATCGTCCTTCCCCTAACGTTCGTCGCTGGCGTCTACGGCATGAACTTCACGACGATGCCCGAACTCGGCTGGACGTACGGCTATCCCGCGGTGATGCTCGGAATGGGCATGGTGACTGTGATTCTGGTGGCGTACTTCCGCGAAGCAGGGTACATCTGA
- a CDS encoding rhamnogalacturonan acetylesterase — MSSESITVHLIGDSTMAEKAAAERPETGWGTPFAERLDDSVTVQNHARNGRSTRTFLEEGRWDPVVRSLAETHYVFVQFGHNDEVPSKEQHTTEAAFVANLEKFVEETREHGAAAVLLTPIARRHFDEDGDPKDTHRVYSELTREVARARSVPLIDADERSRSLLRELGLEESKALYNHQSPGEHPNYPEGVADDTHFSERGARRMAELVLDGVAELNLGLADHVEQNEE, encoded by the coding sequence ATGTCGTCCGAGTCGATTACCGTCCACCTGATTGGAGATTCCACCATGGCCGAGAAGGCGGCGGCCGAACGCCCCGAGACGGGCTGGGGGACGCCGTTCGCCGAACGCCTCGACGACTCGGTGACGGTGCAGAACCACGCTCGCAACGGGCGCAGCACCCGCACCTTCTTGGAGGAGGGTCGCTGGGACCCCGTCGTCCGTAGCTTAGCCGAGACCCACTACGTGTTCGTCCAGTTCGGCCACAACGACGAGGTACCCTCGAAGGAACAGCACACGACCGAGGCGGCGTTCGTCGCCAACCTCGAGAAGTTCGTCGAAGAGACGCGCGAACACGGGGCAGCGGCGGTTCTTCTCACGCCCATCGCGCGCCGTCACTTCGACGAGGATGGCGACCCGAAAGACACCCATCGAGTCTATTCGGAGTTGACACGCGAGGTAGCACGGGCACGTAGCGTACCGCTCATCGACGCGGACGAGCGGAGTCGGTCGCTCCTACGCGAACTGGGGCTGGAAGAGTCGAAAGCCCTCTACAACCATCAGTCGCCCGGCGAACACCCCAACTATCCCGAAGGTGTGGCCGACGACACGCACTTCAGCGAGCGCGGGGCTCGCCGGATGGCCGAACTGGTTCTCGACGGGGTCGCGGAACTGAACCTCGGGTTGGCAGACCACGTCGAACAGAACGAGGAGTAA
- a CDS encoding DMT family transporter: MDRVGVALVLISAAGFATLGVLGKLATAAGLSIPTVLAFRFLLASAIVWVVLATRGQLKLLRGRALAVGFGLGALGYAVMSGLFFWGLEFMTAGLVGVVLYTYPVFVVGFAAMRLGESVTRRKVVALVAALAGVALVTGADTAGADPRGIGIVLLAAVVYASYITASRAALDTVEPPVLTAHVLPAAAVAYLVFGTVSGNLGVPATDYQWAIVVAIAAVATAIPIFTFFAGLRRIGASRASIVSTAEPVVTLLLGAVILDEPITGATVVGAGLVLAGVLLVQTGAE; the protein is encoded by the coding sequence ATGGACCGTGTCGGCGTCGCGTTGGTGTTGATTTCGGCCGCCGGATTCGCCACGTTGGGAGTCCTCGGCAAGCTAGCGACGGCGGCGGGGTTGTCGATTCCGACCGTGCTGGCGTTTCGGTTTCTGCTTGCTTCCGCAATCGTCTGGGTAGTACTGGCCACTCGTGGTCAGTTGAAACTGCTTCGTGGGCGCGCGCTGGCAGTCGGTTTCGGACTCGGCGCGCTCGGCTACGCGGTCATGAGCGGCCTGTTCTTCTGGGGCTTGGAGTTCATGACCGCCGGACTGGTCGGCGTGGTTCTGTACACGTACCCCGTCTTCGTCGTCGGATTCGCGGCGATGCGACTCGGCGAGTCGGTGACGCGCCGAAAGGTCGTGGCGCTAGTCGCCGCACTCGCTGGCGTCGCGCTGGTCACGGGCGCAGACACCGCCGGTGCAGACCCCCGCGGAATCGGCATCGTCTTGCTGGCGGCGGTGGTGTACGCCTCCTACATCACGGCCAGTCGCGCGGCGCTCGACACGGTGGAACCGCCGGTGTTGACCGCGCACGTCCTTCCTGCCGCGGCGGTGGCGTATCTGGTCTTCGGCACGGTTTCGGGAAATTTGGGCGTTCCAGCGACAGACTACCAGTGGGCGATAGTCGTCGCTATCGCGGCGGTGGCGACGGCGATTCCCATCTTCACGTTCTTCGCTGGACTGCGCCGAATCGGCGCGAGTCGCGCGAGCATCGTCAGCACCGCGGAACCCGTGGTGACGCTGTTGCTCGGCGCGGTCATTTTGGACGAACCGATTACCGGCGCGACAGTCGTCGGGGCCGGACTGGTTCTTGCGGGCGTGTTGCTCGTGCAGACCGGCGCGGAGTAG
- a CDS encoding DMT family transporter, which yields MEPLVSLEDRTPPMAALAVAIVAVSTSAILIRFSDAPSVVKAFYRVVLTTLLLAPVAVTRYRDDLAALSGRDLTVAVVTGVALAAHFATWFESLNWTSVAASVTLVQAQPIFVAMGAAALLDERISRRMVFGILVAVAGTVEMSLGGFLSGAALAGARPLYGNGLALVGAVMAAGYVLAGRSLRQRVALVPYVTVVYTVCAVVLLGVAVAEGAVVAPTAYPPHEWLLFLGMAVGPGIFGHTVINWALKYVESSVVSVTLLGEPVGSTLLALALLGEVPDAFTVVGGVVVLLGIYVTATGRESAA from the coding sequence ATGGAACCGCTGGTCTCGCTCGAAGATCGAACACCGCCGATGGCGGCCTTAGCCGTCGCTATCGTCGCGGTGAGTACCAGCGCGATTCTGATTCGGTTCAGCGACGCCCCGAGCGTCGTGAAGGCGTTCTACCGCGTCGTACTGACGACGCTCCTGCTCGCGCCGGTCGCGGTGACGCGCTACCGCGACGACCTCGCGGCCCTATCTGGCCGCGATTTGACCGTGGCCGTCGTGACTGGTGTGGCGCTCGCGGCGCACTTCGCGACGTGGTTCGAGAGTCTGAATTGGACGAGCGTCGCCGCGAGCGTGACGCTCGTGCAGGCCCAACCCATCTTCGTCGCGATGGGCGCGGCGGCGCTGTTAGACGAGCGAATCTCGCGCCGGATGGTGTTCGGAATACTGGTAGCGGTCGCCGGAACCGTCGAGATGTCTCTCGGCGGGTTCTTGTCCGGTGCGGCACTCGCTGGTGCCCGACCACTCTACGGCAACGGACTCGCACTCGTCGGTGCGGTGATGGCCGCCGGGTACGTCCTCGCCGGTCGGTCGCTCCGCCAGCGCGTCGCGCTCGTCCCCTACGTGACGGTGGTCTACACTGTCTGTGCGGTGGTACTGCTCGGGGTCGCAGTCGCTGAGGGAGCGGTAGTCGCGCCGACTGCGTACCCACCCCACGAGTGGCTTCTCTTCCTCGGGATGGCAGTCGGACCCGGCATCTTCGGACACACAGTCATCAACTGGGCGCTGAAGTACGTCGAGTCGAGCGTCGTCAGTGTCACGCTACTCGGGGAACCGGTCGGTTCGACGTTGCTCGCGCTCGCGCTTCTCGGCGAGGTCCCCGACGCGTTCACCGTGGTCGGCGGTGTCGTCGTCCTCCTCGGAATCTACGTCACTGCGACGGGCCGAGAATCGGCGGCGTAG
- a CDS encoding PKD domain-containing protein, whose amino-acid sequence MRAAKRTDGSDCVTRQRLRSLLLVAMLLLSPLTAVGVGTAPASAATSPTFHVTQAGQCYEVTPIGDGTVSAEEFYDYRAGAGTKYGSYGAGSQAIQENQVSHLFLYSGSEGLSLVMLHDDLNQSEGGAITFDIAGLPSDREWLVEDDDYQNRDDNFDHAATSSSIDWMWSNGRTDGAIVRGMSADFDAITIDPAFGEQSWAYQERSPQWPDATDDLSWELQSGDGTEIPLDKGQQVSISKGSCPDTTDPSAALSASPSTVETGESVTFDASGSDGTGTAISEYRWDFDGDGNVDETTTAATVTHSYANASSYDATVTVVDGGGNTDSATASVTVEETVDDTPPDAKASVSPDTVSVGESATFDGSGSSDDTGIVSYEWSFDDGDTATGETVTHAFDSAGDHTATLTVIDAAGNNNSTTVTVTVEETETDTPPTARIEAPDWAFMNEGASFSASGSTDDDAIVSYHWQFDDGDTATGEEVTHAFDSTGEHTVTLTVTDTAGKTDSTTATVEIREEDLNSPTADLTASKTTVEVGESVGFDASNSSDEESGIEFYHWNFDGDNQFEETTESPTNTHAFSAPGEYQVEVMVEDNGTNGLTDTASVDITVQEADDEPTIEYINATAVRIDGDFETVFVDSTFFDSSGVGTSNYDLGPVSGTTVVNAREEGVWGPVISHVAVHEGDLDSPQEAAKDNPNFDAQLDAVRPDRPSTFVENATKVSDGTYEVTFGYVNPNDEMMVGGSEFTSGSATPAPPTEFEPGRHTFTVTWEPASNDSNLVWETDFSTFGYGATTATSPTPEQIGEEPTETAPPTAVIDVPATVTVGEQFTASGSDSTDDNGIVSYHWQFDDGTTKTGETVTHTYDSASLHTVTLTVTDAAGKTDTTTATFMVEESEPPSNDPPENVPPKADFSIPESSPLSEKFHLDASGSEDDKGIAAYKWDFDSDGTYEHTFTDQSGVWVVPWKDAIYGQAGTYDVTLTVVDEEGETDSVTKTVTIEQKDHTKPTATIDAPNTVTVGEQFELRATEFSEGNLAHICWVFSANGHGEEHGPEGKTATWSFDSTGEKTVQVVLRDRAGNQHTVETTITVVADSGSDPKDPTPSDPGPSDPENPDEGGLGDEPPKGSTGGSVPAANPPSNSNGDSAAKTAPITESFGDDLGTISLKTGSGDASVATNATVPQNVREPAFEDGFAALSYLQITGDAKRMTFTVDQDRLANESATVDEVNLFRFENGSWSAVEVEQLETKGDAYRFRTIESVSGTYAVGLDQPSISVADLSLAETRIDADGSTELTVTLSNDGRANGTFEAILTVGGNAVVAKPVEVAAGETREVTFDVSADAPGIYTVGVGDATTSLTIAGIETETTTETTTGTATTVPDVTETNDESTGTVPGFGVAAALLALALAAFVATRKR is encoded by the coding sequence GTGCGCGCCGCGAAGCGTACCGACGGGAGCGACTGCGTGACCCGCCAGCGACTTCGGAGTCTGTTGCTCGTCGCCATGCTGTTGCTCTCGCCGCTGACAGCAGTCGGCGTCGGGACCGCACCCGCGAGTGCCGCGACGTCGCCGACGTTCCACGTCACGCAAGCGGGCCAGTGTTACGAGGTGACCCCAATCGGTGACGGCACCGTCAGTGCCGAGGAGTTCTACGACTACCGCGCCGGAGCGGGAACGAAGTACGGCTCCTACGGTGCTGGCTCCCAAGCAATTCAGGAGAACCAAGTCAGCCATCTCTTCCTCTACAGCGGCTCGGAGGGCCTCAGCTTGGTCATGCTCCACGACGACCTCAATCAGTCGGAGGGCGGCGCGATTACGTTCGACATCGCGGGCCTCCCGAGCGACCGCGAGTGGTTGGTCGAGGACGACGACTATCAGAACCGCGACGACAACTTCGACCACGCCGCGACCAGTTCCTCCATCGACTGGATGTGGTCGAACGGCCGCACCGACGGTGCAATCGTCCGTGGGATGAGTGCCGACTTCGACGCGATCACCATCGACCCCGCCTTCGGCGAGCAGTCGTGGGCATATCAGGAGCGAAGCCCCCAGTGGCCCGACGCGACCGACGACCTCAGTTGGGAACTCCAATCGGGCGACGGTACCGAGATTCCGCTCGATAAGGGCCAGCAGGTGAGCATCTCGAAGGGTAGCTGTCCGGACACGACCGACCCGAGCGCGGCCCTCTCGGCCTCGCCTTCGACAGTTGAGACCGGAGAGAGCGTCACCTTCGACGCCAGCGGGTCCGACGGTACCGGCACGGCTATCAGCGAGTACCGCTGGGACTTCGACGGCGACGGGAACGTCGATGAGACGACCACCGCCGCAACCGTCACGCATAGCTACGCCAACGCGAGTTCCTACGACGCGACGGTGACCGTCGTGGACGGCGGCGGCAACACTGACTCGGCGACTGCGAGCGTGACGGTCGAAGAGACTGTTGACGACACGCCGCCAGACGCGAAGGCGAGCGTCTCGCCCGACACCGTTTCAGTCGGCGAGTCCGCCACCTTCGACGGCAGTGGCTCGTCTGACGACACCGGTATCGTCAGCTACGAGTGGTCCTTCGACGACGGCGACACCGCGACCGGCGAGACGGTCACGCACGCGTTCGACTCCGCGGGCGACCACACCGCGACGCTGACCGTCATCGATGCCGCTGGAAACAACAACTCTACGACGGTGACGGTCACCGTCGAAGAAACCGAGACCGACACGCCGCCGACGGCCCGAATCGAAGCGCCCGACTGGGCCTTCATGAACGAAGGTGCCTCGTTCAGCGCGAGCGGTTCCACTGACGACGACGCCATCGTCAGCTACCACTGGCAGTTCGACGACGGCGACACCGCGACCGGCGAAGAAGTCACGCACGCGTTCGACTCGACCGGTGAACACACGGTGACGCTGACCGTGACCGACACGGCAGGCAAGACCGACAGCACGACGGCGACCGTCGAGATTCGGGAGGAAGACCTGAACTCGCCGACCGCCGACCTGACAGCGTCGAAAACCACCGTCGAGGTCGGAGAATCCGTCGGATTCGACGCCTCGAATAGCTCCGACGAAGAGAGCGGCATCGAGTTCTATCACTGGAACTTCGACGGCGACAACCAGTTCGAGGAGACCACCGAATCGCCGACGAACACCCACGCGTTCTCGGCCCCCGGTGAGTATCAGGTCGAAGTGATGGTCGAGGACAACGGGACGAACGGCCTCACCGACACCGCGTCGGTCGATATCACGGTGCAGGAAGCCGACGACGAACCGACTATCGAGTACATCAACGCGACGGCAGTCCGCATCGACGGCGACTTCGAGACGGTGTTCGTGGATTCGACGTTCTTCGACTCTAGCGGCGTCGGCACCTCGAACTACGACCTCGGTCCGGTCAGCGGGACGACGGTCGTCAACGCTCGTGAAGAGGGCGTCTGGGGACCGGTCATCTCCCACGTGGCGGTTCACGAGGGCGACCTCGACTCGCCCCAAGAGGCAGCGAAGGACAACCCGAACTTCGACGCGCAACTCGACGCAGTCCGACCGGACCGACCGAGTACGTTCGTCGAGAACGCGACGAAGGTCAGCGACGGCACCTACGAGGTGACGTTCGGCTACGTCAACCCGAACGACGAGATGATGGTGGGCGGCAGCGAGTTCACCAGCGGGTCGGCTACCCCGGCACCCCCGACGGAATTCGAACCCGGTCGCCACACGTTCACGGTGACGTGGGAACCCGCCAGCAACGACTCGAACCTCGTCTGGGAGACTGACTTCTCCACCTTCGGCTACGGTGCGACGACGGCGACGAGTCCGACGCCCGAGCAAATCGGCGAGGAGCCGACCGAAACCGCGCCGCCGACCGCCGTAATCGACGTGCCCGCGACCGTGACCGTCGGCGAACAGTTCACCGCGAGCGGAAGCGACTCGACCGACGACAACGGCATCGTCAGCTACCACTGGCAGTTCGACGACGGCACGACGAAGACCGGCGAGACAGTGACTCACACCTACGACAGCGCGAGCCTACACACCGTCACCCTGACCGTGACCGACGCAGCCGGGAAGACGGACACGACGACAGCGACGTTCATGGTCGAGGAATCGGAACCGCCGAGTAACGACCCGCCGGAGAACGTCCCGCCTAAGGCGGATTTCTCGATTCCTGAATCGTCGCCGCTGAGCGAGAAGTTCCACCTCGACGCGAGCGGTTCTGAAGACGACAAAGGCATCGCGGCCTACAAGTGGGACTTCGACAGCGACGGCACGTACGAACACACGTTCACGGACCAGTCGGGTGTGTGGGTCGTTCCGTGGAAGGACGCCATCTACGGACAGGCTGGCACCTACGACGTGACGCTGACCGTCGTTGACGAGGAAGGCGAGACCGACAGCGTGACCAAGACGGTCACTATCGAGCAGAAAGACCACACGAAACCGACGGCGACCATCGACGCGCCGAACACCGTCACCGTCGGCGAGCAGTTCGAACTCCGAGCAACGGAGTTCAGCGAGGGGAACCTCGCACACATCTGCTGGGTGTTCTCCGCCAACGGCCACGGCGAGGAACACGGCCCCGAAGGAAAGACGGCCACGTGGTCGTTCGACTCGACCGGTGAGAAGACCGTGCAGGTCGTTCTCCGAGACCGTGCGGGCAACCAGCACACCGTCGAGACGACCATAACCGTGGTCGCCGACTCGGGTAGCGACCCGAAGGACCCGACTCCGAGCGACCCCGGCCCGAGTGACCCTGAGAACCCCGACGAAGGCGGATTGGGCGACGAACCGCCGAAAGGTTCGACCGGTGGCTCGGTCCCCGCCGCGAACCCGCCGAGCAACTCGAACGGCGACTCGGCCGCGAAGACAGCGCCGATTACCGAGAGCTTCGGCGACGACCTCGGAACGATTTCGCTGAAGACCGGTTCGGGCGACGCGTCCGTCGCGACGAACGCGACGGTTCCGCAGAACGTTCGCGAACCCGCGTTCGAGGATGGCTTCGCCGCGCTCTCGTATCTCCAGATTACGGGGGACGCGAAGCGAATGACGTTCACGGTCGATCAAGACCGACTCGCGAACGAGAGCGCGACAGTGGACGAGGTGAACCTCTTCCGCTTCGAGAACGGTAGCTGGTCCGCGGTCGAAGTCGAGCAACTGGAGACGAAGGGAGACGCCTACCGGTTCCGAACTATCGAGTCGGTAAGCGGCACCTACGCGGTCGGTCTCGACCAGCCTTCGATTTCGGTCGCCGACCTCTCGCTGGCCGAGACGCGCATCGACGCCGACGGTTCGACGGAACTGACCGTCACGCTCTCGAACGACGGCCGTGCGAACGGCACCTTCGAGGCGATACTGACCGTCGGCGGCAACGCCGTCGTCGCGAAACCGGTCGAAGTGGCCGCGGGCGAGACCCGCGAAGTGACCTTCGACGTGAGTGCCGACGCGCCCGGCATCTACACGGTCGGCGTCGGTGACGCGACGACTTCGCTGACCATCGCTGGCATCGAGACGGAGACGACGACCGAGACGACGACGGGAACCGCGACGACGGTGCCCGACGTGACGGAGACGAACGACGAATCGACGGGGACCGTCCCCGGCTTCGGCGTCGCGGCCGCGCTACTCGCGCTGGCACTCGCCGCGTTCGTCGCCACGCGGAAGCGATGA
- a CDS encoding PKD domain-containing protein codes for MTRIRTPLVVCIVLLLVVAAVPPVPPSVGTASAATHSFAIEQGSRCVEVTPLRGSQNAVNFYDYRSTDNYDGRTATTYSSYMPNHLQADDTSRLFLYDGPDGVSLVVVHNRLRNGGRSTSGGSAATFRFSGLPSGGDWVVVDDTYSDQDDRFSRNRIDWTWYGERTDGGVFRGLDRDGTSVTIRPQFDEDAALYDDLNRDGNVRAWQFLTGSINDYQTVGLNMNRPVTIRTGTCGPDVTPPSASLAGVDGVEGHPVTLNAAGSTDDEGIEQYRWDFDGDGEIDRTTTGPRTSFTYQSTGEYEASVTVVDGGDNTASATATVTIDTDDPPDAAFGTNAGEFVVSNDTIVFDASNSSDDLAISEYRWTFGDDATATGQRVTYQFPDEGTYTVTLETTDNSGQNTTVSRTFDVLAPDESPPDARASANRTRVEAGAPIGFDATDSTDNRQLAEFRWDFGDGSSGSGANAAHRYTSPGTYTATVTVTDGNDNADSVNVTVEVTNRSAPEASIELPDQVSAGASVTAEATASDDSGVASYEWDFDGDGQFDDATGERASYTYAPAGNESRNVTVTLRVTDAVGETTTTSAQIEVLGPDTTPPDVSAAINDDTVRVGESVSFEATGADDRGSVTYEWDFSNGTTKTGETVTHSYEATGNYTATVTATDEAGNTNTATVAFEVKPKRSNFGGGGGGGGGGGGGASSVGPPPVALDVQSQGDGSALVDVQNGRDDKTIRATLPETAADDETGVRFYSLAVDLADDEPHFAVETDRNVELSPIPADVTLGSLSTTPKYLDGGAVSEVRYVVDVQKSKLADLGVTEEDLRAYGQLDGEWTELNTTVDDRGDSVRVKARADKFTAVAVGVDRPAQVTGVSLDAERVGPDEPVVVTATVENPGGDAESLALNLTTDGKVVASEEVEVEGGETKNVSLEATLSVGTHELAVGGENVSIDGERVGSVTVAQNPADLRVTNLSLNSSTVTAGDSVEITATVENLGGASGSRSVALSLFGEQIATENVTVAAGEQKQVTFVQQVDAPGDYDVQVGEQTVELSVKAQEKKSGTGGIGMIPGFGVGISLVALVVAVLLARRRA; via the coding sequence ATGACTCGGATACGAACCCCACTCGTCGTCTGTATCGTTCTCCTGTTGGTCGTGGCGGCGGTCCCGCCCGTGCCGCCCTCCGTCGGCACCGCTAGCGCGGCCACCCACAGTTTCGCTATCGAGCAAGGCTCTCGCTGTGTCGAGGTGACGCCACTCCGTGGAAGTCAGAACGCGGTGAACTTCTACGACTATCGGAGTACCGACAACTACGACGGCCGAACTGCGACGACGTACAGTTCGTACATGCCGAACCACCTCCAAGCCGACGACACCAGTCGGCTGTTTCTCTACGACGGCCCGGACGGCGTGAGCCTCGTCGTCGTCCACAACAGGTTGCGAAACGGCGGCCGAAGTACCAGCGGCGGCAGCGCCGCGACGTTCCGGTTCAGCGGCCTCCCCAGCGGCGGCGACTGGGTGGTCGTGGACGACACCTACAGCGACCAAGACGACCGCTTCTCGCGCAACCGAATCGACTGGACGTGGTACGGCGAGCGAACCGACGGCGGCGTGTTCCGTGGCTTGGACCGCGACGGCACGAGCGTCACCATTCGCCCGCAGTTCGACGAGGACGCTGCGCTCTACGACGACCTGAACCGAGACGGCAACGTCCGCGCGTGGCAGTTCCTCACTGGAAGCATCAACGACTACCAGACGGTCGGGTTGAACATGAACCGGCCAGTCACGATTCGGACCGGGACGTGCGGTCCCGACGTGACGCCGCCGAGCGCGTCACTCGCGGGCGTCGATGGCGTCGAGGGCCACCCCGTCACGCTGAACGCCGCCGGGTCCACCGACGACGAAGGCATCGAGCAGTACCGCTGGGACTTCGACGGCGACGGCGAAATCGACCGAACGACCACCGGGCCGCGGACGAGTTTCACCTACCAATCGACCGGCGAGTACGAAGCTAGCGTCACCGTGGTCGATGGCGGTGACAACACTGCGAGCGCAACGGCCACAGTCACTATCGACACGGACGACCCGCCGGACGCGGCCTTCGGCACTAACGCTGGCGAGTTCGTCGTCAGCAACGACACCATCGTCTTCGACGCTTCGAACAGCTCTGACGACCTCGCCATCAGCGAATACCGCTGGACGTTCGGCGACGACGCCACCGCGACCGGTCAGCGAGTGACCTACCAGTTCCCCGACGAGGGGACCTACACAGTGACGCTCGAAACGACCGACAACAGCGGTCAGAACACGACCGTCAGCCGAACCTTCGACGTGTTGGCTCCCGACGAGTCGCCGCCCGACGCCAGAGCGAGCGCGAACCGGACGCGCGTCGAGGCAGGCGCACCCATCGGTTTCGACGCCACCGACTCGACGGACAACCGGCAACTCGCCGAGTTCCGTTGGGACTTCGGCGACGGGAGTAGTGGGTCCGGAGCGAACGCTGCGCACCGCTACACGAGTCCGGGTACGTACACCGCGACTGTGACGGTCACCGACGGTAACGACAACGCCGACTCGGTGAACGTGACCGTCGAAGTGACCAACCGGAGCGCGCCGGAGGCCAGTATCGAACTCCCCGACCAAGTGTCGGCAGGCGCGTCGGTCACCGCCGAAGCGACGGCCTCCGACGACAGCGGCGTCGCGAGCTACGAGTGGGACTTCGACGGCGACGGTCAGTTCGACGACGCGACCGGCGAGCGAGCATCCTACACCTACGCTCCGGCCGGAAACGAGTCGCGGAACGTGACGGTGACGCTCCGAGTCACGGACGCCGTCGGGGAGACGACCACGACGAGCGCGCAAATCGAGGTGCTAGGTCCGGACACCACGCCGCCGGACGTCTCGGCCGCGATAAACGACGACACGGTTCGCGTCGGGGAATCTGTCTCCTTCGAGGCGACGGGTGCCGACGACAGGGGGTCGGTCACCTACGAATGGGACTTCAGCAACGGCACGACGAAAACCGGCGAGACGGTGACTCACAGCTACGAAGCGACCGGCAACTACACCGCGACGGTGACTGCGACCGACGAGGCAGGCAATACGAACACGGCCACCGTCGCCTTCGAAGTGAAACCGAAGCGGAGCAACTTCGGCGGCGGTGGCGGCGGAGGCGGTGGCGGTGGCGGCGGAGCGTCCAGTGTCGGCCCGCCGCCGGTCGCGTTGGACGTGCAATCGCAGGGCGACGGCAGCGCGCTCGTAGACGTGCAGAACGGCCGCGACGACAAGACGATTCGGGCGACGTTGCCCGAGACGGCGGCCGACGACGAAACCGGCGTGCGGTTCTACAGTCTCGCGGTGGACCTCGCGGACGACGAACCGCACTTCGCGGTGGAAACTGACCGGAACGTGGAGCTTTCGCCGATTCCAGCCGACGTGACCCTCGGATCGCTCTCGACCACACCAAAGTATCTCGACGGTGGGGCAGTCTCCGAAGTTCGGTACGTCGTGGACGTTCAGAAGAGCAAACTCGCCGACCTCGGCGTCACCGAGGAGGACCTAAGAGCGTACGGACAACTGGACGGGGAGTGGACCGAACTGAACACCACAGTAGACGACCGCGGCGACTCCGTGCGCGTCAAAGCTCGCGCGGACAAGTTCACTGCCGTCGCAGTCGGTGTAGACCGCCCGGCGCAGGTGACTGGTGTGAGTCTCGATGCGGAGCGAGTCGGGCCGGACGAGCCGGTCGTCGTGACGGCGACGGTCGAGAACCCGGGTGGAGACGCCGAATCGCTCGCCCTGAATCTCACCACAGACGGTAAAGTCGTCGCCAGCGAGGAGGTCGAGGTGGAGGGCGGCGAAACCAAGAACGTCTCGCTCGAAGCGACGCTCTCGGTCGGCACCCACGAACTCGCCGTCGGTGGCGAAAACGTCAGTATCGACGGCGAGCGCGTCGGGTCGGTGACCGTGGCCCAGAATCCTGCCGACCTACGAGTGACGAATCTGTCGCTCAATAGTTCCACCGTGACCGCGGGCGACTCTGTCGAGATAACGGCGACCGTCGAAAACCTCGGCGGGGCGTCGGGGTCCCGGTCGGTCGCACTCTCGCTATTCGGCGAGCAGATAGCGACCGAGAACGTGACAGTAGCCGCTGGTGAGCAGAAGCAGGTGACGTTCGTCCAGCAGGTTGACGCGCCGGGCGACTACGACGTGCAGGTTGGCGAGCAGACGGTCGAGTTGTCGGTGAAGGCCCAAGAGAAGAAGAGCGGAACCGGCGGAATTGGAATGATTCCCGGATTCGGGGTTGGAATTTCGCTGGTCGCGCTGGTGGTTGCGGTGCTGTTGGCGCGACGGCGAGCGTGA